Proteins encoded by one window of Salvia splendens isolate huo1 chromosome 7, SspV2, whole genome shotgun sequence:
- the LOC121811306 gene encoding uncharacterized protein LOC121811306 isoform X2: MKSALKASIYLLSANKFWVNTSSKVSSRSIISTFDLLRGQIDRSFHARGFQCPNRAVHSSAHEDDDFSELDSGVSECIPNKIESVIEKVDDFVGDDVSLEVNPRVSDWPDQEINLVTEKSDAFLDDDAFSELGPGTSDVSAKKLNLVTEKCDHFTRTNSRKKAQSSGHKDLMKAIARSFATPAKARVPSNVRMPTDNKEPGSKSISSDYRPNGEEGVGAVAKSSTTSSTESHAPHNAPTSTDGNKNISETKYPLSVSIMNIPSEVGLSKLVEAISVFGKVSGASFVTTSENFKCCYIDFEDADQCKRAVSAGKVEVGSHIFLVNPLDAVDLVAVRIKNINLRTTDSAVHSICKAAGELVGLTRTNRTCVDAFFNVRNHTCHLDIIKKLNNTVCESNCWSACELPSISNASQAGYNLHSQIADHCAKLNTELSMKRVYLQDLECLNKSVMHLKEISPPLNHSERKRVTRLKSAEWHISLGDDRKLLERSRSNRAFRQNQSQPKSIIYNSGSSNSMQQPHRRECGEVGTHGKDINPIP, from the exons ATGAAGTCGGCATTAAAAGCTTCCATATATTTGCTGTCTGCTA ATAAATTTTGGGTAAATACAAGCAGCAAGGTTTCATCGCGATCGATTATATCCACCTTCGACCTTCTCCGCGGCCAAATTGACCGCAG CTTCCATGCACGAGGATTTCAGTGCCCGAATAGGGCTGTTCACTCTTCTGCTCATGAGGATGATGATTTCTCAGAGTTGGATTCGGGAGTATCAGAATGCATTCCAAATAAAATTGAATCAGTTATCGAGAAAGTTGATGATTTTGTG GGTGATGATGTTTCCTTAGAAGTGAATCCAAGAGTATCAGATTGGCCTGACCAGGAAATTAATTTGGTTACAGAAAAATCTGATGCATTTTTG GATGATGATGCCTTCTCAGAACTGGGACCGGGAACATCAGATGTCTCCGCTAAGAAACTGAATTTGGTTACTGAAAAATGCGATCATTTTACG AGAACAAATTCCCGTAAAAAGGCCCAGTCTTCAGGTCACAAGGATTTGATGAAAGCCATTGCCAGATCTTTTGCTACTCCAGCTAAGGCTCGTGTCCCTTCTAATGTAAGGATGCCTACTGATAACAAGGAGCCGGGTAGCAAGTCCATATCTTCAGATTACAGGCCAAATGGGGAGGAGGGAGTTGGAGCAGTTGCCAAATCTTCTACAACTTCATCTACTGAGTCTCATGCCCCTCATAATGCGCCAACATCTACTGATGGCAATAAAAATATATCTGAAACAAAATATCCACTCTCTGTCTCCATTATGAACATACCTTCTGAAGTTGGTCTCTCCAAGCTCGTAGAAGCTATTTCAGTATTCGGAAAGGTTTCTGGTGCTTCTTTTGTGACTACATCTGAAAATTTTAAGTGTTGTTACATTGATTTTGAG GATGCAGACCAATGCAAGAGAGCAGTTTCGGCTGGTAAAGTTGAAGTGGGAAGTCACATATTTCTAGTTAATCCTCTTGATGCTGTAGATCTAGTTGCAGTAAGGATCAAGAACATAAACCTAAGGACTACTGATTCTGCAGTACACTCCATATGCAAGGCAGCTGGCGAATTAGTGGGATTGACTAGGACAAACAGGACCTGTGTGGATGCCTTCTTCAACGTCCGGAATCACACTTGCCATCTGGACATAATTAAAAA GTTGAATAATACAGTATGTGAAAGTAACTGCTGGTCTGCTTGCGAGCTCCCAAGCATATCTAACGCATCTCAAGCTGGATACAATTTGCATTCCCAGATTGCTGATCACTGCGCCAAGCTGAACACAGAACTTTCCATGAAAAGAGTATATCTGCAGGATCTAGAGTGCTTAAACAAGAGTGTAATGCACCTAAAAGAAATATCACCTCCCTTGAATCACTCAG AGCGTAAAAGAGTAACCCGTCTCAAGTCAGCTGAGTGGCATATATCACTGGGTGATGATAGGAAACTGTTGGAAAGAAGCAGAAGTAATAGGGCATTTCGACAGAATCAGAGTCAACCAAAATCAATTATCTACAACTCAGGATCATCCAATTCAATGCAAC AACCACACAGGCGAGAATGTGGTGAAGTGGGGACCCATGGGAAGGATATTAATCCCATCCCATGA
- the LOC121742109 gene encoding dnaJ protein ERDJ3B encodes MAHRRSKLLLFLCYALYCLIAVAAKSYYDVLQVPKGASDDQIKRAYRKLALKYHPDKNQGNEEANKRFAEINNAYEVLSDSEKRGIYDRYGEEGLKQHAASGGRGGGGGMNIQDIFSSFFGGGPAEEEERVVKGDDVIVDLDATLEDLYMGGTLKVWRVKNVIKPAPGKRRCNCRNEVYHKQIGPGMFQQMTEQVCEQCPNVKYEREGDFITVDIEKGMQDGQEVLFYEEGEPIIDGEAGDLKFRVRTAPHDRFRREGNDLHTTVTITLVQALVGFEKTVKHLDEHLVDISSKGITKPKQVRKFKGEGMPLHFSNKKGDLYVAFEVIFPTSLTEEQKTKIKEVLP; translated from the exons ATGGCGCATCGGAGATCAAAGTTATTGCTGTTTTTATGCTACGCGTTATACTGCCTGATCGCTGTTGCAGC GAAGAGCTACTATGATGTTCTCCAAGTTCCGAAAGGCGCCTCGGATGACCAAATAAAGCGTGCGTATCGGAAGCTCGCGTTGAAGTATCATCCGGATAAAAATCAAGGGAATGAGGAGGCGAACAAGAGATTTGCGGAAATTAACAATG CTTATGAAGTTTTATCGGATAGCGAAAAGAGAGGTATATATGATAGATACGGTGAGGAAGGTCTCAAGCAGCATGCGGCTAGTGGTGGGAGAGGAGGAGGTGGCGGTATGAACATTCAAGATATATTTAGCTC TTTCTTTGGTGGAGGTCCCGCTGAAGAGGAAGAGAGGGTTGTCAAAGGTGATGATGTTATTGTTGATTTGGACGCCACACTTGAAGACCTGTATATGGGGGGTACTTTGAAG GTTTGGAGGGTGAAAAACGTAATAAAACCAGCCCCAGGGAAGAGGCGCTGCAACTGTAGAAATGAGGTTTACCACAAACAAATTGGTCCTGGGATGTTTCAGCAGATGACGGAGCAG GTATGTGAACAGTGCCCAAATGTGAAGTATGAAAGGGAAGGTGATTTTATCACCGTGGATATTGAGAAAGGAATGCAGGATGGACAA GAAGTGCTGTTCTATGAAGAAGGTGAACCGATAATTGATGGTGAAGCAGGAGATCTTAAG TTTCGTGTACGTACTGCACCCCATGACCGCTTCAGAAGGGAAGGCAATGATCTGCATACAACAGTCACTATTACTTTG GTTCAAGCCCTTGTTGGTTTTGAGAAGACTGTTAAACACCTCGACGAGCATTTAGTGGACATCAGCTCCAAG GGAATCACAAAACCGAAGCAAGTGAGGAAGTTTAAAGGGGAAGGCATGCCGTTACATTTCAGTAACAAGAAGGGTGATTTATACGTGGCCTTCGAGGTTATTTTCCCGACATCATTGACGGAGGAGCAGAAGACAAAGATCAAGGAAGTACTACCCTAG
- the LOC121811306 gene encoding uncharacterized protein LOC121811306 isoform X5, with protein sequence MKSALKASIYLLSANKFWVNTSSKVSSRSIISTFDLLRGQIDRSFHARGFQCPNRAVHSSAHEDDDFSELDSGVSECIPNKIESVIEKVDDFVGDDVSLEVNPRVSDWPDQEINLVTEKSDAFLLCSSAVEDDDAFSELGPGTSDVSAKKLNLVTEKCDHFTRTNSRKKAQSSGHKDLMKAIARSFATPAKARVPSNVRMPTDNKEPGSKSISSDYRPNGEEGVGAVAKSSTTSSTESHAPHNAPTSTDGNKNISETKYPLSVSIMNIPSEVGLSKLVEAISVFGKVSGASFVTTSENFKCCYIDFEDADQCKRAVSAGKVEVGSHIFLVNPLDAVDLVAVRIKNINLRTTDSAVHSICKAAGELVGLTRTNRTCVDAFFNVRNHTCHLDIIKKLNNTVCESNCWSACELPSISNASQAGYNLHSQIADHCAKLNTELSMKRVYLQDLECLNKSVMHLKEISPPLNHSEPHRRECGEVGTHGKDINPIP encoded by the exons ATGAAGTCGGCATTAAAAGCTTCCATATATTTGCTGTCTGCTA ATAAATTTTGGGTAAATACAAGCAGCAAGGTTTCATCGCGATCGATTATATCCACCTTCGACCTTCTCCGCGGCCAAATTGACCGCAG CTTCCATGCACGAGGATTTCAGTGCCCGAATAGGGCTGTTCACTCTTCTGCTCATGAGGATGATGATTTCTCAGAGTTGGATTCGGGAGTATCAGAATGCATTCCAAATAAAATTGAATCAGTTATCGAGAAAGTTGATGATTTTGTG GGTGATGATGTTTCCTTAGAAGTGAATCCAAGAGTATCAGATTGGCCTGACCAGGAAATTAATTTGGTTACAGAAAAATCTGATGCATTTTTG CTGTGCTCTTCTGCTGTTGAGGATGATGATGCCTTCTCAGAACTGGGACCGGGAACATCAGATGTCTCCGCTAAGAAACTGAATTTGGTTACTGAAAAATGCGATCATTTTACG AGAACAAATTCCCGTAAAAAGGCCCAGTCTTCAGGTCACAAGGATTTGATGAAAGCCATTGCCAGATCTTTTGCTACTCCAGCTAAGGCTCGTGTCCCTTCTAATGTAAGGATGCCTACTGATAACAAGGAGCCGGGTAGCAAGTCCATATCTTCAGATTACAGGCCAAATGGGGAGGAGGGAGTTGGAGCAGTTGCCAAATCTTCTACAACTTCATCTACTGAGTCTCATGCCCCTCATAATGCGCCAACATCTACTGATGGCAATAAAAATATATCTGAAACAAAATATCCACTCTCTGTCTCCATTATGAACATACCTTCTGAAGTTGGTCTCTCCAAGCTCGTAGAAGCTATTTCAGTATTCGGAAAGGTTTCTGGTGCTTCTTTTGTGACTACATCTGAAAATTTTAAGTGTTGTTACATTGATTTTGAG GATGCAGACCAATGCAAGAGAGCAGTTTCGGCTGGTAAAGTTGAAGTGGGAAGTCACATATTTCTAGTTAATCCTCTTGATGCTGTAGATCTAGTTGCAGTAAGGATCAAGAACATAAACCTAAGGACTACTGATTCTGCAGTACACTCCATATGCAAGGCAGCTGGCGAATTAGTGGGATTGACTAGGACAAACAGGACCTGTGTGGATGCCTTCTTCAACGTCCGGAATCACACTTGCCATCTGGACATAATTAAAAA GTTGAATAATACAGTATGTGAAAGTAACTGCTGGTCTGCTTGCGAGCTCCCAAGCATATCTAACGCATCTCAAGCTGGATACAATTTGCATTCCCAGATTGCTGATCACTGCGCCAAGCTGAACACAGAACTTTCCATGAAAAGAGTATATCTGCAGGATCTAGAGTGCTTAAACAAGAGTGTAATGCACCTAAAAGAAATATCACCTCCCTTGAATCACTCAG AACCACACAGGCGAGAATGTGGTGAAGTGGGGACCCATGGGAAGGATATTAATCCCATCCCATGA
- the LOC121811306 gene encoding uncharacterized protein LOC121811306 isoform X6 — translation MKSALKASIYLLSANKFWVNTSSKVSSRSIISTFDLLRGQIDRSFHARGFQCPNRAVHSSAHEDDDFSELDSGVSECIPNKIESVIEKVDDFVGDDVSLEVNPRVSDWPDQEINLVTEKSDAFLLCSSAVEDDDAFSELGPGTSDVSAKKLNLVTEKCDHFTRTNSRKKAQSSGHKDLMKAIARSFATPAKARVPSNVRMPTDNKEPGSKSISSDYRPNGEEGVGAVAKSSTTSSTESHAPHNAPTSTDGNKNISETKYPLSVSIMNIPSEVGLSKLVEAISVFGKVSGASFVTTSENFKCCYIDFEDADQCKRAVSAGKVEVGSHIFLVNPLDAVDLVAVRIKNINLRTTDSAVHSICKAAGELVGLTRTNRTCVDAFFNVRNHTCHLDIIKKLNNTVCESNCWSACELPSISNASQAGYNLHSQIADHCAKLNTELSMKRVYLQDLECLNKSVMHLKEISPPLNHSDSCPGLDSISK, via the exons ATGAAGTCGGCATTAAAAGCTTCCATATATTTGCTGTCTGCTA ATAAATTTTGGGTAAATACAAGCAGCAAGGTTTCATCGCGATCGATTATATCCACCTTCGACCTTCTCCGCGGCCAAATTGACCGCAG CTTCCATGCACGAGGATTTCAGTGCCCGAATAGGGCTGTTCACTCTTCTGCTCATGAGGATGATGATTTCTCAGAGTTGGATTCGGGAGTATCAGAATGCATTCCAAATAAAATTGAATCAGTTATCGAGAAAGTTGATGATTTTGTG GGTGATGATGTTTCCTTAGAAGTGAATCCAAGAGTATCAGATTGGCCTGACCAGGAAATTAATTTGGTTACAGAAAAATCTGATGCATTTTTG CTGTGCTCTTCTGCTGTTGAGGATGATGATGCCTTCTCAGAACTGGGACCGGGAACATCAGATGTCTCCGCTAAGAAACTGAATTTGGTTACTGAAAAATGCGATCATTTTACG AGAACAAATTCCCGTAAAAAGGCCCAGTCTTCAGGTCACAAGGATTTGATGAAAGCCATTGCCAGATCTTTTGCTACTCCAGCTAAGGCTCGTGTCCCTTCTAATGTAAGGATGCCTACTGATAACAAGGAGCCGGGTAGCAAGTCCATATCTTCAGATTACAGGCCAAATGGGGAGGAGGGAGTTGGAGCAGTTGCCAAATCTTCTACAACTTCATCTACTGAGTCTCATGCCCCTCATAATGCGCCAACATCTACTGATGGCAATAAAAATATATCTGAAACAAAATATCCACTCTCTGTCTCCATTATGAACATACCTTCTGAAGTTGGTCTCTCCAAGCTCGTAGAAGCTATTTCAGTATTCGGAAAGGTTTCTGGTGCTTCTTTTGTGACTACATCTGAAAATTTTAAGTGTTGTTACATTGATTTTGAG GATGCAGACCAATGCAAGAGAGCAGTTTCGGCTGGTAAAGTTGAAGTGGGAAGTCACATATTTCTAGTTAATCCTCTTGATGCTGTAGATCTAGTTGCAGTAAGGATCAAGAACATAAACCTAAGGACTACTGATTCTGCAGTACACTCCATATGCAAGGCAGCTGGCGAATTAGTGGGATTGACTAGGACAAACAGGACCTGTGTGGATGCCTTCTTCAACGTCCGGAATCACACTTGCCATCTGGACATAATTAAAAA GTTGAATAATACAGTATGTGAAAGTAACTGCTGGTCTGCTTGCGAGCTCCCAAGCATATCTAACGCATCTCAAGCTGGATACAATTTGCATTCCCAGATTGCTGATCACTGCGCCAAGCTGAACACAGAACTTTCCATGAAAAGAGTATATCTGCAGGATCTAGAGTGCTTAAACAAGAGTGTAATGCACCTAAAAGAAATATCACCTCCCTTGAATCACTCAG ATTCTTGTCCAGGACTCGACAGCATTTCAAAATGA
- the LOC121811306 gene encoding uncharacterized protein LOC121811306 isoform X4 — MKSALKASIYLLSANKFWVNTSSKVSSRSIISTFDLLRGQIDRSFHARGFQCPNRAVHSSAHEDDDFSELDSGVSECIPNKIESVIEKVDDFVGDDVSLEVNPRVSDWPDQEINLVTEKSDAFLLCSSAVEDDDAFSELGPGTSDVSAKKLNLVTEKCDHFTRTNSRKKAQSSGHKDLMKAIARSFATPAKARVPSNVRMPTDNKEPGSKSISSDYRPNGEEGVGAVAKSSTTSSTESHAPHNAPTSTDGNKNISETKYPLSVSIMNIPSEVGLSKLVEAISVFGKVSGASFVTTSENFKCCYIDFEDADQCKRAVSAGKVEVGSHIFLVNPLDAVDLVAVRIKNINLRTTDSAVHSICKAAGELVGLTRTNRTCVDAFFNVRNHTCHLDIIKKLNNTVCESNCWSACELPSISNASQAGYNLHSQIADHCAKLNTELSMKRVYLQDLECLNKSVMHLKEISPPLNHSGGTSKHPKNQSLLQLGNIVFISQQICPLSYPHRESCKTSSCLYSPTCS, encoded by the exons ATGAAGTCGGCATTAAAAGCTTCCATATATTTGCTGTCTGCTA ATAAATTTTGGGTAAATACAAGCAGCAAGGTTTCATCGCGATCGATTATATCCACCTTCGACCTTCTCCGCGGCCAAATTGACCGCAG CTTCCATGCACGAGGATTTCAGTGCCCGAATAGGGCTGTTCACTCTTCTGCTCATGAGGATGATGATTTCTCAGAGTTGGATTCGGGAGTATCAGAATGCATTCCAAATAAAATTGAATCAGTTATCGAGAAAGTTGATGATTTTGTG GGTGATGATGTTTCCTTAGAAGTGAATCCAAGAGTATCAGATTGGCCTGACCAGGAAATTAATTTGGTTACAGAAAAATCTGATGCATTTTTG CTGTGCTCTTCTGCTGTTGAGGATGATGATGCCTTCTCAGAACTGGGACCGGGAACATCAGATGTCTCCGCTAAGAAACTGAATTTGGTTACTGAAAAATGCGATCATTTTACG AGAACAAATTCCCGTAAAAAGGCCCAGTCTTCAGGTCACAAGGATTTGATGAAAGCCATTGCCAGATCTTTTGCTACTCCAGCTAAGGCTCGTGTCCCTTCTAATGTAAGGATGCCTACTGATAACAAGGAGCCGGGTAGCAAGTCCATATCTTCAGATTACAGGCCAAATGGGGAGGAGGGAGTTGGAGCAGTTGCCAAATCTTCTACAACTTCATCTACTGAGTCTCATGCCCCTCATAATGCGCCAACATCTACTGATGGCAATAAAAATATATCTGAAACAAAATATCCACTCTCTGTCTCCATTATGAACATACCTTCTGAAGTTGGTCTCTCCAAGCTCGTAGAAGCTATTTCAGTATTCGGAAAGGTTTCTGGTGCTTCTTTTGTGACTACATCTGAAAATTTTAAGTGTTGTTACATTGATTTTGAG GATGCAGACCAATGCAAGAGAGCAGTTTCGGCTGGTAAAGTTGAAGTGGGAAGTCACATATTTCTAGTTAATCCTCTTGATGCTGTAGATCTAGTTGCAGTAAGGATCAAGAACATAAACCTAAGGACTACTGATTCTGCAGTACACTCCATATGCAAGGCAGCTGGCGAATTAGTGGGATTGACTAGGACAAACAGGACCTGTGTGGATGCCTTCTTCAACGTCCGGAATCACACTTGCCATCTGGACATAATTAAAAA GTTGAATAATACAGTATGTGAAAGTAACTGCTGGTCTGCTTGCGAGCTCCCAAGCATATCTAACGCATCTCAAGCTGGATACAATTTGCATTCCCAGATTGCTGATCACTGCGCCAAGCTGAACACAGAACTTTCCATGAAAAGAGTATATCTGCAGGATCTAGAGTGCTTAAACAAGAGTGTAATGCACCTAAAAGAAATATCACCTCCCTTGAATCACTCAG GCGGGACTTCAAAACATCCCAAAAACCAATCACTGTTGCAACTGGGTAACATTGTTTTCATTAGCCAGCAGATTTGTCCTCTTTCATATCCACACCGAGAGTCCTGCAAGACTTCTTCTTGTCTTTACTCTCCGACATGCTCATAA
- the LOC121811306 gene encoding uncharacterized protein LOC121811306 isoform X3 has translation MTLWKCNRLKFIANSCIILLASFHARGFQCPNRAVHSSAHEDDDFSELDSGVSECIPNKIESVIEKVDDFVGDDVSLEVNPRVSDWPDQEINLVTEKSDAFLLCSSAVEDDDAFSELGPGTSDVSAKKLNLVTEKCDHFTRTNSRKKAQSSGHKDLMKAIARSFATPAKARVPSNVRMPTDNKEPGSKSISSDYRPNGEEGVGAVAKSSTTSSTESHAPHNAPTSTDGNKNISETKYPLSVSIMNIPSEVGLSKLVEAISVFGKVSGASFVTTSENFKCCYIDFEDADQCKRAVSAGKVEVGSHIFLVNPLDAVDLVAVRIKNINLRTTDSAVHSICKAAGELVGLTRTNRTCVDAFFNVRNHTCHLDIIKKLNNTVCESNCWSACELPSISNASQAGYNLHSQIADHCAKLNTELSMKRVYLQDLECLNKSVMHLKEISPPLNHSERKRVTRLKSAEWHISLGDDRKLLERSRSNRAFRQNQSQPKSIIYNSGSSNSMQQPHRRECGEVGTHGKDINPIP, from the exons ATGACGCTGTGGAAATGCAACCGGTTGAAATTTATAGCTAATAGCTGCATCATTCTGCTGGCCAGCTTCCATGCACGAGGATTTCAGTGCCCGAATAGGGCTGTTCACTCTTCTGCTCATGAGGATGATGATTTCTCAGAGTTGGATTCGGGAGTATCAGAATGCATTCCAAATAAAATTGAATCAGTTATCGAGAAAGTTGATGATTTTGTG GGTGATGATGTTTCCTTAGAAGTGAATCCAAGAGTATCAGATTGGCCTGACCAGGAAATTAATTTGGTTACAGAAAAATCTGATGCATTTTTG CTGTGCTCTTCTGCTGTTGAGGATGATGATGCCTTCTCAGAACTGGGACCGGGAACATCAGATGTCTCCGCTAAGAAACTGAATTTGGTTACTGAAAAATGCGATCATTTTACG AGAACAAATTCCCGTAAAAAGGCCCAGTCTTCAGGTCACAAGGATTTGATGAAAGCCATTGCCAGATCTTTTGCTACTCCAGCTAAGGCTCGTGTCCCTTCTAATGTAAGGATGCCTACTGATAACAAGGAGCCGGGTAGCAAGTCCATATCTTCAGATTACAGGCCAAATGGGGAGGAGGGAGTTGGAGCAGTTGCCAAATCTTCTACAACTTCATCTACTGAGTCTCATGCCCCTCATAATGCGCCAACATCTACTGATGGCAATAAAAATATATCTGAAACAAAATATCCACTCTCTGTCTCCATTATGAACATACCTTCTGAAGTTGGTCTCTCCAAGCTCGTAGAAGCTATTTCAGTATTCGGAAAGGTTTCTGGTGCTTCTTTTGTGACTACATCTGAAAATTTTAAGTGTTGTTACATTGATTTTGAG GATGCAGACCAATGCAAGAGAGCAGTTTCGGCTGGTAAAGTTGAAGTGGGAAGTCACATATTTCTAGTTAATCCTCTTGATGCTGTAGATCTAGTTGCAGTAAGGATCAAGAACATAAACCTAAGGACTACTGATTCTGCAGTACACTCCATATGCAAGGCAGCTGGCGAATTAGTGGGATTGACTAGGACAAACAGGACCTGTGTGGATGCCTTCTTCAACGTCCGGAATCACACTTGCCATCTGGACATAATTAAAAA GTTGAATAATACAGTATGTGAAAGTAACTGCTGGTCTGCTTGCGAGCTCCCAAGCATATCTAACGCATCTCAAGCTGGATACAATTTGCATTCCCAGATTGCTGATCACTGCGCCAAGCTGAACACAGAACTTTCCATGAAAAGAGTATATCTGCAGGATCTAGAGTGCTTAAACAAGAGTGTAATGCACCTAAAAGAAATATCACCTCCCTTGAATCACTCAG AGCGTAAAAGAGTAACCCGTCTCAAGTCAGCTGAGTGGCATATATCACTGGGTGATGATAGGAAACTGTTGGAAAGAAGCAGAAGTAATAGGGCATTTCGACAGAATCAGAGTCAACCAAAATCAATTATCTACAACTCAGGATCATCCAATTCAATGCAAC AACCACACAGGCGAGAATGTGGTGAAGTGGGGACCCATGGGAAGGATATTAATCCCATCCCATGA
- the LOC121811306 gene encoding uncharacterized protein LOC121811306 isoform X1 yields MKSALKASIYLLSANKFWVNTSSKVSSRSIISTFDLLRGQIDRSFHARGFQCPNRAVHSSAHEDDDFSELDSGVSECIPNKIESVIEKVDDFVGDDVSLEVNPRVSDWPDQEINLVTEKSDAFLLCSSAVEDDDAFSELGPGTSDVSAKKLNLVTEKCDHFTRTNSRKKAQSSGHKDLMKAIARSFATPAKARVPSNVRMPTDNKEPGSKSISSDYRPNGEEGVGAVAKSSTTSSTESHAPHNAPTSTDGNKNISETKYPLSVSIMNIPSEVGLSKLVEAISVFGKVSGASFVTTSENFKCCYIDFEDADQCKRAVSAGKVEVGSHIFLVNPLDAVDLVAVRIKNINLRTTDSAVHSICKAAGELVGLTRTNRTCVDAFFNVRNHTCHLDIIKKLNNTVCESNCWSACELPSISNASQAGYNLHSQIADHCAKLNTELSMKRVYLQDLECLNKSVMHLKEISPPLNHSERKRVTRLKSAEWHISLGDDRKLLERSRSNRAFRQNQSQPKSIIYNSGSSNSMQQPHRRECGEVGTHGKDINPIP; encoded by the exons ATGAAGTCGGCATTAAAAGCTTCCATATATTTGCTGTCTGCTA ATAAATTTTGGGTAAATACAAGCAGCAAGGTTTCATCGCGATCGATTATATCCACCTTCGACCTTCTCCGCGGCCAAATTGACCGCAG CTTCCATGCACGAGGATTTCAGTGCCCGAATAGGGCTGTTCACTCTTCTGCTCATGAGGATGATGATTTCTCAGAGTTGGATTCGGGAGTATCAGAATGCATTCCAAATAAAATTGAATCAGTTATCGAGAAAGTTGATGATTTTGTG GGTGATGATGTTTCCTTAGAAGTGAATCCAAGAGTATCAGATTGGCCTGACCAGGAAATTAATTTGGTTACAGAAAAATCTGATGCATTTTTG CTGTGCTCTTCTGCTGTTGAGGATGATGATGCCTTCTCAGAACTGGGACCGGGAACATCAGATGTCTCCGCTAAGAAACTGAATTTGGTTACTGAAAAATGCGATCATTTTACG AGAACAAATTCCCGTAAAAAGGCCCAGTCTTCAGGTCACAAGGATTTGATGAAAGCCATTGCCAGATCTTTTGCTACTCCAGCTAAGGCTCGTGTCCCTTCTAATGTAAGGATGCCTACTGATAACAAGGAGCCGGGTAGCAAGTCCATATCTTCAGATTACAGGCCAAATGGGGAGGAGGGAGTTGGAGCAGTTGCCAAATCTTCTACAACTTCATCTACTGAGTCTCATGCCCCTCATAATGCGCCAACATCTACTGATGGCAATAAAAATATATCTGAAACAAAATATCCACTCTCTGTCTCCATTATGAACATACCTTCTGAAGTTGGTCTCTCCAAGCTCGTAGAAGCTATTTCAGTATTCGGAAAGGTTTCTGGTGCTTCTTTTGTGACTACATCTGAAAATTTTAAGTGTTGTTACATTGATTTTGAG GATGCAGACCAATGCAAGAGAGCAGTTTCGGCTGGTAAAGTTGAAGTGGGAAGTCACATATTTCTAGTTAATCCTCTTGATGCTGTAGATCTAGTTGCAGTAAGGATCAAGAACATAAACCTAAGGACTACTGATTCTGCAGTACACTCCATATGCAAGGCAGCTGGCGAATTAGTGGGATTGACTAGGACAAACAGGACCTGTGTGGATGCCTTCTTCAACGTCCGGAATCACACTTGCCATCTGGACATAATTAAAAA GTTGAATAATACAGTATGTGAAAGTAACTGCTGGTCTGCTTGCGAGCTCCCAAGCATATCTAACGCATCTCAAGCTGGATACAATTTGCATTCCCAGATTGCTGATCACTGCGCCAAGCTGAACACAGAACTTTCCATGAAAAGAGTATATCTGCAGGATCTAGAGTGCTTAAACAAGAGTGTAATGCACCTAAAAGAAATATCACCTCCCTTGAATCACTCAG AGCGTAAAAGAGTAACCCGTCTCAAGTCAGCTGAGTGGCATATATCACTGGGTGATGATAGGAAACTGTTGGAAAGAAGCAGAAGTAATAGGGCATTTCGACAGAATCAGAGTCAACCAAAATCAATTATCTACAACTCAGGATCATCCAATTCAATGCAAC AACCACACAGGCGAGAATGTGGTGAAGTGGGGACCCATGGGAAGGATATTAATCCCATCCCATGA